One segment of Thioflexithrix psekupsensis DNA contains the following:
- a CDS encoding adenylate/guanylate cyclase domain-containing protein: MQCIFLLLLTLQLSHSLTTLEQYGYALLGSQVGWFAVFLNSAILEKELLNGLHELSAFTPWQMLLLLWGVCLLGGILGFIFSRKKMSLRLLAFILLSGLSLIQSILFYAWQWPVVLFLLALCGTAGIAFIYFSYLSALQQKYLAQLFYPQLSENQLKHIERQQTQDQWLAQRLTATILFVQLYDLKKNFDTLDPTLLMELLNDYNMIVVNIVARYEGQVLRCAANTLIVAFGVPIASDSAEQIACDARRAVDCALAMRRDLEAWRQQAIMQGMSAARVRMGVYTGALTTGLLSDGQKSHYAILGDTINVAMHISDFNPQLDGQSGYRIFIGDTTLTLLANYYETQYVGTMSVNNKREMNIHRVTGRILLFNSI, from the coding sequence ATGCAATGTATTTTTTTGTTATTATTAACGCTACAATTGAGCCACAGTTTAACGACATTAGAACAATATGGCTATGCGTTATTAGGGTCTCAAGTGGGGTGGTTTGCTGTCTTTTTAAATAGTGCCATTTTGGAAAAAGAATTATTAAATGGATTACATGAGTTATCCGCATTCACACCATGGCAAATGTTATTATTGCTTTGGGGAGTGTGTTTATTGGGTGGGATATTGGGGTTTATTTTTTCCCGCAAAAAAATGTCATTACGGCTATTGGCTTTTATTTTATTAAGCGGATTAAGTTTAATACAAAGCATTTTATTTTATGCGTGGCAATGGCCTGTGGTATTATTTTTATTGGCTTTGTGTGGAACGGCAGGGATAGCCTTTATTTATTTTTCTTATTTAAGTGCCTTGCAACAAAAATATTTGGCTCAATTATTTTATCCCCAATTGTCAGAAAATCAGTTAAAACACATTGAACGGCAACAAACTCAAGATCAATGGTTAGCACAGCGTTTAACGGCGACCATTTTATTTGTTCAACTATATGATTTGAAAAAGAATTTTGATACACTTGACCCAACGCTACTCATGGAATTATTAAACGATTATAACATGATTGTGGTCAATATTGTGGCGCGTTATGAAGGGCAGGTGCTGCGATGTGCGGCAAATACGCTTATTGTGGCTTTCGGCGTGCCAATAGCCAGCGATTCTGCCGAACAAATCGCTTGCGATGCGCGTCGCGCTGTGGATTGTGCTTTGGCGATGCGGCGTGATTTGGAAGCGTGGCGACAACAGGCTATCATGCAAGGCATGAGCGCGGCTCGGGTGCGTATGGGAGTTTACACGGGCGCATTGACGACGGGGCTATTATCCGATGGACAAAAATCCCATTACGCCATTTTAGGCGATACAATTAATGTGGCCATGCACATCAGTGATTTTAATCCCCAATTAGACGGACAAAGTGGTTATCGCATTTTCATTGGAGACACCACATTGACGCTATTGGCTAATTATTACGAAACTCAATATGTGGGAACGATGAGTGTTAATAATAAACGAGAAATGAATATTCATCGTGTGACTGGACGAATTTTATTATTTAACTCAATTTAG
- a CDS encoding Tll0287-like domain-containing protein codes for MQVRVLLPLGLLLASFSYGLNAAVAAPSVEASDEAVPEAVIKYYKKTLMSFTKTLQGELKGAIESGGPTNAISVCHSSAPKIAEEASQAENMHLSRVSLKNRNPNNEVVAGSWQESVLQQFEQRKAAGEDPMQIDYAATQVINGVETYAYMKAIPTPDLCLTCHGADVKPEVQAKLSELYPEDKAVGYAVGDLRGAFLIMQAKEVALKKVETAQ; via the coding sequence ATGCAAGTACGTGTTTTGTTACCTTTGGGGCTTCTTTTGGCCAGTTTTTCTTATGGCTTAAATGCTGCGGTGGCTGCGCCTTCGGTAGAGGCCAGTGATGAGGCCGTGCCAGAGGCGGTGATTAAGTATTATAAAAAGACTTTAATGTCTTTCACCAAAACCTTACAAGGTGAATTGAAAGGCGCAATTGAGTCTGGTGGCCCAACCAATGCGATTTCTGTTTGTCATTCAAGCGCGCCAAAAATTGCTGAAGAAGCCTCGCAAGCGGAAAACATGCACTTATCACGAGTGAGTTTAAAAAATCGTAATCCGAATAATGAGGTGGTGGCCGGTTCTTGGCAAGAGAGCGTATTGCAACAATTTGAGCAACGCAAGGCCGCCGGTGAAGACCCCATGCAAATTGATTATGCAGCGACTCAAGTGATTAATGGTGTAGAAACTTATGCTTATATGAAAGCGATTCCTACGCCTGATTTGTGTTTAACCTGTCATGGTGCGGATGTCAAGCCAGAAGTACAGGCAAAATTAAGCGAGCTGTATCCTGAAGATAAAGCGGTAGGCTATGCGGTGGGTGATTTGCGCGGGGCATTTTTGATTATGCAAGCCAAAGAGGTTGCATTGAAAAAAGTAGAAACAGCGCAATAA
- a CDS encoding SulP family inorganic anion transporter → MSFIKELLIKRFLPFLKWLPELKEGKVLRADFLAGLTVALVLIPQSMAYAQLAGLPPYYGLYAAFLPPMVAALFGSSRQLATGPVAVVSLMTAAALEPLATAGSETFIAYAILLSFIVGLFQLSLGLLRMGILVNFLSHPVVVGFTNAAAIIIVTSQLNKIFGVEVEKMDHHYQTVWNTITAALDHTHWPTFFMAVLAFSIMMGLRRYRPRWPNVLIAVVVTTGLAWGLDYQKLHWITNEQVVSESVKQNIEKQLRLRQHLVTLDQEITEAQEIYKDMIVQFGAYDLSALQARFIVENLKLQRDAMKNDIKQLFKQLQAKTLYFVPEPNSEVTYPLADKQVRHQAGSVYLTNEMNPSESTLTVWKVKQLDAQGNLLLHSGGAVVGTVPSGLPSFQWPHFDLGVILQLISAAIVISLIGFMEAISIAKAMAERTRQRLDANQELIGQGLANIAGSLFQSYPTSGSFSRSAVNIGAGAVTGFSAVITSIVVVMTLWWFTPLLYNLPQATLAAVIMIAVVSLINVKAVEHAWHANKHDGSVAIITFVLTLVFAPHLDLGILAGVALSLGLFLYRRMEPRVVFLQRNDSSGELENLGQLKEANKENDVGILRFEGSLYFASVNYFEEKVQELLVKLPKMRYLVVEAVSINEVDASGEEMLRAVVSSLKQAGVEVLFNRVKAPIKDMLGRTGFVAWHGEEKFFRHPIALYDYITAQQSQGRVDS, encoded by the coding sequence GTGTCTTTCATTAAAGAACTTCTTATTAAACGCTTTTTGCCCTTTTTAAAATGGCTACCAGAACTAAAAGAGGGAAAAGTTCTGCGGGCTGATTTTCTAGCGGGGCTGACTGTGGCTTTAGTGTTAATTCCGCAGTCTATGGCGTATGCGCAATTAGCGGGTTTGCCGCCTTACTACGGTTTGTATGCGGCATTTTTACCGCCGATGGTGGCGGCTTTATTTGGTTCATCGCGGCAATTGGCCACAGGGCCTGTGGCGGTGGTGTCTTTGATGACCGCGGCGGCTTTAGAACCGCTGGCCACGGCGGGCAGTGAAACATTTATTGCCTACGCGATTTTGCTCAGTTTTATCGTGGGATTATTCCAATTGTCTTTGGGCTTATTGCGCATGGGGATATTGGTTAATTTTCTTTCGCATCCGGTGGTGGTGGGTTTTACCAATGCGGCGGCGATTATTATTGTCACTTCGCAGCTCAATAAAATTTTTGGGGTCGAAGTGGAAAAAATGGATCACCATTATCAGACCGTTTGGAATACTATAACCGCCGCGCTGGATCACACGCATTGGCCGACATTCTTCATGGCGGTGTTGGCTTTTTCCATTATGATGGGGTTAAGACGTTACCGTCCGCGCTGGCCAAACGTGCTTATTGCGGTGGTGGTCACGACGGGATTGGCGTGGGGATTGGATTATCAAAAACTACATTGGATTACGAACGAGCAAGTTGTGAGTGAGTCTGTAAAACAAAATATTGAAAAACAATTGCGATTGCGTCAACATCTCGTCACGTTGGATCAAGAGATTACAGAAGCACAAGAAATATACAAGGACATGATTGTGCAATTTGGTGCTTATGATTTGTCGGCGTTGCAAGCGCGTTTTATTGTAGAAAATTTGAAATTACAGCGCGATGCGATGAAAAACGATATAAAGCAGCTTTTTAAACAATTACAAGCCAAAACACTGTATTTTGTTCCAGAGCCAAACAGTGAAGTGACTTATCCCCTAGCCGATAAACAAGTGCGTCATCAAGCGGGTAGCGTGTATTTAACCAATGAAATGAATCCCTCCGAATCCACCTTAACTGTATGGAAAGTCAAGCAATTGGATGCCCAAGGGAATTTATTATTGCATTCTGGGGGCGCGGTGGTGGGTACGGTGCCGTCGGGTTTGCCGAGTTTTCAATGGCCGCATTTTGACTTAGGTGTTATTTTACAATTGATTTCGGCAGCGATTGTGATTTCACTGATTGGGTTTATGGAGGCGATTTCGATTGCCAAAGCGATGGCAGAACGTACCCGACAACGTCTTGATGCCAATCAGGAATTAATCGGACAAGGTTTGGCCAATATCGCGGGGAGTTTATTTCAAAGTTATCCCACATCGGGTTCTTTTTCCCGTTCTGCCGTTAATATTGGTGCGGGGGCGGTGACGGGCTTTTCTGCGGTGATTACCAGTATTGTGGTGGTGATGACGTTGTGGTGGTTTACGCCGCTATTATACAATTTGCCCCAAGCCACCTTAGCCGCGGTGATTATGATTGCTGTCGTCAGTTTGATTAACGTTAAAGCCGTAGAACATGCGTGGCACGCCAATAAACATGATGGCAGCGTGGCCATTATCACTTTTGTGTTGACTTTGGTGTTTGCGCCGCATTTGGATTTGGGAATTTTGGCCGGTGTGGCCTTGTCGTTGGGCTTGTTTTTGTATCGTCGTATGGAGCCACGAGTTGTATTTTTACAACGCAATGACAGCAGCGGTGAATTGGAAAATTTAGGCCAGCTCAAAGAAGCCAATAAAGAAAATGATGTGGGCATTTTACGCTTTGAAGGTTCTTTATACTTCGCCAGCGTGAATTATTTTGAGGAAAAAGTGCAAGAATTGTTAGTTAAACTCCCGAAAATGCGCTATTTGGTGGTGGAAGCGGTGTCAATTAACGAAGTCGATGCCAGTGGGGAAGAAATGTTACGCGCTGTGGTTTCCAGTTTGAAACAAGCGGGCGTAGAAGTGTTATTTAATCGGGTGAAAGCACCGATTAAGGACATGTTAGGGCGTACTGGTTTTGTGGCATGGCACGGCGAGGAAAAATTTTTTCGCCATCCCATTGCATTGTATGATTACATTACAGCCCAGCAAAGCCAAGGGCGCGTAGATTCATAA
- a CDS encoding sensor histidine kinase yields the protein MNYSALSIKTITLTFTGLIMLVLAVFLTLFVNQYISLQNQLAYVGIQDKVAEQVKRLNQEIEKAEESTRRLKTFVDLLESGQINPDENLNFLQQMMTENLQFSRSLYSSFVAFEPNYARRFFKQRGQLIMAHKNIGLRDSTRYNLPAAMGIITRLEPGYANDPRNFWYHKGKNTRDLQITEIYYDDEFLKMQLFSLTQGLYDNRQFLGSVGVSILLELFLEEIEGLKLGKSGGLFLANYQDGTVISAIGRSNPQQLAFLNVPDRLSASLFGNQQLGFWREILSESTPFREIKIGNNNIDYTVSSQKLNAVPWTVVAYQRTDELKQISIKQYVISFTLVSVLLFLLFFSLYYLLLRPLKKLAIIFESIRGHPGELLPTLKSIRELQPINYVFQQLGNRIGELSQEKNDCQKRLQNSQIQILEQGRLLERYQTDLDKVSLQAQNTKAEAQKARLQVQKARVEIQKYKLEAQRAKVQSQAANQAKAQFLANMSHELRTPMNAIIGYTEILQEDARERHQDEFIPDLQKIHGASYHLLDLINNLFDMSRIESSRMDLYLETFDIAPMIQDVAATAAPLLEKQSNILKVDCDSALGTMSADLAKVRQNLLNLLSNANKFSQQSTITLVVMRETRDAMDWILFKVSDQGIGITSEQIKKLFQAFTQADSSPTRRYGGSGLGLAITKQFCEIMGGDISVESQFGKGSTFIMRLPAKVNPVT from the coding sequence ATGAATTATAGTGCATTGAGCATAAAGACTATTACACTCACTTTTACTGGCTTAATTATGCTGGTATTGGCGGTGTTTTTGACGCTATTTGTGAATCAATATATTAGCTTACAAAATCAGTTGGCGTATGTTGGTATTCAAGATAAAGTTGCCGAACAAGTCAAGCGATTAAATCAAGAAATTGAAAAAGCAGAAGAAAGCACTCGTCGTTTAAAAACCTTTGTTGATTTATTAGAAAGTGGGCAAATTAATCCTGATGAAAATCTAAATTTTTTACAACAAATGATGACGGAAAATTTACAATTTTCTCGTTCTTTATACAGCAGTTTTGTGGCTTTTGAACCCAATTACGCCCGTCGTTTTTTTAAACAACGAGGGCAGTTAATTATGGCGCATAAAAATATTGGATTACGCGACAGTACCCGTTACAATCTTCCCGCAGCGATGGGGATTATTACGCGCTTGGAGCCGGGTTATGCCAATGATCCGCGTAATTTTTGGTATCATAAGGGTAAAAATACCCGTGATTTACAAATCACGGAAATTTATTATGATGATGAATTTTTAAAAATGCAATTATTCAGTTTAACGCAAGGTTTATATGATAATCGTCAATTTTTAGGTTCAGTGGGCGTGAGCATTTTATTAGAGTTATTTTTAGAAGAAATTGAAGGGTTAAAATTAGGAAAAAGTGGTGGATTATTTTTAGCCAATTACCAAGATGGAACGGTCATTAGTGCAATTGGTAGAAGCAATCCGCAACAATTGGCATTTTTAAATGTGCCTGATCGTTTATCTGCCAGTTTATTTGGCAATCAGCAACTTGGTTTTTGGCGAGAAATCTTGTCTGAAAGTACGCCTTTTCGTGAAATTAAAATTGGTAATAACAATATTGATTATACCGTTTCTTCACAAAAATTAAACGCTGTCCCTTGGACTGTGGTGGCTTATCAGCGCACCGATGAATTAAAACAAATTAGCATTAAACAATATGTGATCAGTTTTACACTGGTTTCTGTTTTATTATTCTTATTATTTTTTAGTTTATATTATTTGTTGTTACGCCCGTTAAAGAAATTGGCCATTATTTTTGAATCCATTCGGGGACATCCGGGTGAATTATTACCGACACTTAAAAGTATTCGGGAATTGCAGCCGATTAATTACGTTTTTCAACAATTGGGTAATCGAATTGGTGAACTCAGTCAAGAAAAAAATGATTGTCAAAAACGTTTGCAAAATAGCCAAATTCAAATTTTAGAACAAGGGCGTTTGCTGGAGCGTTATCAAACGGATTTGGATAAGGTCAGTTTGCAAGCGCAAAACACCAAAGCCGAAGCGCAAAAAGCCCGCTTACAAGTGCAAAAAGCCCGCGTAGAAATTCAGAAATATAAACTGGAAGCCCAACGCGCCAAAGTGCAGTCTCAAGCCGCCAATCAAGCTAAGGCGCAATTTTTGGCTAATATGAGCCATGAATTGCGTACGCCAATGAATGCGATTATTGGCTATACCGAAATTTTACAAGAGGATGCCAGAGAACGGCATCAAGATGAATTTATCCCTGATTTACAAAAAATTCACGGTGCCAGTTATCATTTATTAGATTTGATCAATAATCTGTTTGATATGTCGCGCATTGAATCCAGTCGCATGGATTTATATTTAGAAACTTTTGATATTGCTCCCATGATTCAAGATGTGGCCGCAACCGCTGCGCCTTTATTAGAAAAACAATCCAATATTTTAAAAGTCGATTGCGACAGCGCATTGGGGACTATGTCGGCTGATTTAGCCAAAGTGAGACAGAATTTATTGAATTTATTAAGCAATGCCAATAAATTTTCTCAACAAAGTACCATTACTCTGGTGGTAATGCGAGAAACTCGAGATGCGATGGATTGGATTTTATTTAAAGTCAGCGATCAAGGCATTGGCATTACCTCTGAGCAAATTAAAAAATTATTCCAAGCCTTTACTCAAGCCGATTCTTCGCCAACTCGCCGTTATGGGGGCAGTGGTTTAGGGCTGGCTATTACCAAACAATTTTGTGAAATTATGGGAGGAGATATTAGTGTAGAAAGCCAATTCGGTAAAGGCAGCACTTTTATTATGCGCTTACCGGCCAAAGTAAATCCTGTGACTTAA
- a CDS encoding vWA domain-containing protein: MPTLRFSHSYPFMIGSLLLHASIAPQVFAQEACTAPVFDPSNFDLRFSCVSYEGQHFRFDLKKAQLPGQALSWKLDTDSAGSPTCDTNAGGCVVVGKDLRLAFGGLQLANAPYGIILNFTPNPDDPNGLYWSYNKHYAEQAQTPSNTVTSTDITDPNATTPISREINYKVYDVRVSYYGSYAQAMQQKAAIEDNILHFADGVYEASNGAQKLGRVTIYTDGGYADNTDILWVLKCHPNAHVAGRGNKGSRVEHCDTFQQDNDLLIKTRIGGYTLLHEWGHFFYGLMDEYQGSGTACDAESPTSPCDSDVPVDKSAMHQTDNAVNVENNSLVAPIWLNFSTALNFDPSGGKTAQAHVYGKSGWDTLLSDPSTDRKNIGRAFYPELAAVKPEPGRLPTVELGTEEATQKARSDLKIEWKQGATQAERTQLRATRDGHETQANDEVFLVRQFVIDTSAAMSIKDLEAIKATLQSLVSRAESDEVIGIVTFSDTPNVLVPPTRVSSAQQRQHLIDQIKTIKQEPKATALGNALDRAQMDLLAGQFSDEANWLVYLFASGKNTTGLSPESVTRSYRDEGILLMSFITEKNVNSELDELSRATGGGYWTIEDTNRLAELIAEAEAEASPEVVTTVAMGYKEITGQDAFSFFLDNTLSTAEITVSYFGSSAMVTSQLIAPDGSVIEIPEDQCEVADIEAEEEGQDADNYYYCWFDVALPMEGAWQLQVNSDNPVGVEYYVDGLPKDNSNTYFAIVTTSDDEEYVTPGSTVTLHAKLSGKLPITELPLTAVMEGEYGEKTVSFRDDGVAPDHKANDGEYVAVIDAIEAGYHFITVNFDNSAGTAKYSNHGVSYYNAPGNFFSIPKRELETVATRFQRAAYTQLIAE; the protein is encoded by the coding sequence CTGGTGGCTGTGTTGTGGTGGGAAAAGATTTACGACTGGCTTTTGGCGGTTTACAACTGGCTAATGCGCCCTACGGGATTATTCTCAATTTTACCCCCAATCCCGACGATCCCAACGGGCTTTATTGGTCTTACAATAAACACTATGCAGAACAAGCCCAAACACCTAGTAACACAGTAACCAGCACAGACATTACCGATCCCAACGCCACCACCCCGATAAGTCGTGAAATTAATTACAAAGTCTATGATGTACGGGTTTCTTATTACGGTTCTTACGCTCAAGCGATGCAGCAAAAAGCGGCGATTGAAGACAACATTTTGCATTTTGCCGATGGAGTCTATGAAGCCAGTAACGGCGCGCAAAAATTAGGACGAGTGACCATTTATACGGATGGCGGTTATGCGGATAATACGGATATTCTCTGGGTGCTAAAATGCCATCCCAACGCCCATGTGGCTGGCCGCGGCAACAAAGGTTCACGAGTCGAACATTGTGACACTTTCCAACAAGACAATGATTTACTGATTAAAACCCGAATCGGCGGTTATACGCTATTGCACGAATGGGGACATTTTTTTTATGGTCTCATGGACGAATATCAGGGATCAGGAACGGCTTGCGATGCTGAAAGTCCCACTTCTCCTTGTGACAGTGATGTGCCGGTGGATAAATCGGCCATGCACCAAACGGATAATGCTGTCAATGTGGAAAACAACAGCTTAGTGGCACCCATTTGGTTAAATTTTTCGACCGCGTTAAACTTTGACCCATCGGGTGGAAAAACCGCCCAAGCCCACGTTTACGGCAAAAGCGGCTGGGATACGCTGTTATCCGATCCCAGTACAGACCGTAAAAATATCGGCCGTGCGTTTTATCCCGAATTGGCCGCGGTGAAACCTGAACCCGGTCGCCTACCCACTGTCGAATTGGGAACGGAAGAAGCCACACAAAAAGCCCGATCTGATTTAAAAATCGAATGGAAACAAGGCGCAACCCAAGCCGAAAGAACCCAATTACGCGCCACCCGCGACGGACATGAAACCCAAGCCAATGATGAGGTTTTTCTTGTGCGTCAATTCGTTATTGACACCTCGGCAGCCATGAGTATCAAAGACTTAGAGGCGATCAAAGCCACTTTACAATCTCTGGTGAGTCGGGCTGAATCAGACGAAGTGATTGGGATTGTGACTTTTAGCGATACGCCAAATGTGTTAGTGCCGCCGACCCGGGTCAGCTCGGCACAACAACGTCAACATCTCATTGATCAGATCAAAACCATTAAACAAGAACCTAAAGCCACCGCATTAGGCAATGCTTTAGATCGGGCGCAAATGGATTTGTTAGCGGGTCAATTTTCTGATGAGGCCAATTGGTTGGTGTATTTATTTGCCAGCGGCAAAAATACCACGGGCTTATCGCCCGAATCCGTCACGCGCTCGTATCGAGATGAAGGCATTTTATTAATGTCTTTCATCACCGAAAAAAATGTGAATTCAGAATTAGACGAATTGAGTCGCGCCACAGGCGGTGGTTATTGGACAATTGAAGACACGAATCGCCTCGCTGAACTGATTGCCGAAGCCGAAGCCGAAGCGTCACCTGAAGTGGTCACTACTGTGGCCATGGGTTACAAAGAAATCACCGGACAAGATGCGTTTAGCTTCTTTTTGGACAACACATTGAGTACGGCTGAAATTACTGTGAGCTATTTTGGCAGCAGTGCTATGGTCACTTCTCAACTTATCGCACCCGATGGCAGCGTCATTGAAATTCCAGAAGACCAATGTGAAGTCGCCGACATAGAAGCGGAAGAAGAAGGACAAGACGCAGACAATTATTACTATTGCTGGTTTGATGTGGCCTTACCGATGGAAGGCGCGTGGCAGTTGCAGGTCAACAGTGACAATCCCGTTGGTGTAGAATACTATGTAGACGGTTTGCCCAAAGACAATAGCAATACTTATTTTGCCATCGTCACCACAAGCGACGACGAAGAATATGTCACTCCCGGATCCACAGTGACGCTCCACGCCAAATTATCGGGTAAATTGCCGATTACCGAATTACCATTAACTGCGGTGATGGAAGGGGAATATGGCGAAAAAACCGTGTCATTCCGTGATGATGGCGTTGCGCCCGACCACAAAGCCAATGATGGCGAATATGTTGCAGTGATTGATGCCATAGAAGCGGGTTATCACTTTATCACCGTCAACTTTGACAACAGTGCCGGTACGGCTAAATACAGCAACCACGGCGTAAGTTATTACAACGCCCCCGGCAATTTCTTCTCCATTCCTAAACGAGAGTTAGAAACGGTAGCGACTCGTTTCCAACGCGCTGCTTATACGCAACTGATTGCTGAGTAA
- the dauA gene encoding C4-dicarboxylic acid transporter DauA, protein MTRSHNSPLEEHKPQFASALRESFQQGYRLNHLHNDVLSGITVGIIAIPLSMALAIATGVPPQHGLYTAIVAGIIIALAGGSRVNISGPTAAFVVILLPIVHEYGLGGLLIASIMAGIMLIIMGLARMGKLMEYIPYTVIMGFTAGIGVVIATIQVKDFLGLTVENLQGHYTEKLMSLIAALPSFRIEDFLIGCLTLFVLLTWSRITTKIPSHLVALIAGTLAALLFGTIWTDFDVATIGSRFEYDVNGQQGTGIPPLPPFFVLPWNLPDANGQPIGLSFELIRNLLGPAFAIAMLGAIESLLCAVVADGIAGTRHNPNTELVSQGLGNVVAPFFGGIPATAAIARTAANIRAGGRSPISAIVHSLVILLAVVSLAEWFSYVPMAALAALLFIVAWNMSEAKHFMRLVRTAPRGDVAVLLTCFSLTVLFDMVLAVGAGLILASLLFIRRMAELTGTELLSTHEHEHLKNLPEQISVYEINGPLFFGAAEKAVKTLHQIDPNVKVLIIDMTDVPMIDMTGIVALESLLDNLFRNRMGVVISNLQPRILEKLKRAGISEQPGRLLFGASLPESADKAKLLLSTLSS, encoded by the coding sequence ATGACCAGATCACACAATTCCCCCTTAGAAGAACATAAACCACAATTCGCTTCTGCATTAAGGGAAAGTTTTCAACAGGGATACCGTTTAAATCACCTGCACAATGATGTTTTATCGGGCATTACTGTGGGCATTATTGCCATTCCATTATCAATGGCATTAGCGATTGCCACTGGTGTTCCGCCTCAACATGGTTTATACACTGCCATTGTGGCGGGAATTATTATTGCGTTAGCGGGTGGATCGCGGGTTAATATTTCTGGCCCTACGGCTGCATTTGTGGTAATTTTATTACCGATTGTTCATGAATACGGTTTAGGCGGTTTGCTTATCGCGTCGATAATGGCGGGAATTATGCTCATTATCATGGGCTTGGCGCGAATGGGGAAACTCATGGAATATATTCCCTATACCGTGATTATGGGATTTACTGCGGGCATTGGGGTGGTGATTGCGACCATTCAGGTTAAGGATTTTCTTGGTTTGACCGTGGAAAATTTACAGGGACATTATACGGAAAAATTAATGTCTCTTATCGCGGCATTGCCGAGTTTTCGTATTGAAGATTTTTTGATTGGTTGCTTAACCTTATTTGTGTTATTAACGTGGTCGAGAATTACCACTAAAATTCCCAGTCATTTGGTGGCGTTAATTGCTGGCACATTGGCGGCGTTATTATTCGGGACAATATGGACTGATTTTGATGTGGCCACAATTGGTTCTCGTTTTGAATACGATGTGAATGGGCAGCAAGGGACAGGTATTCCACCTTTACCGCCGTTTTTTGTTTTGCCGTGGAATTTGCCAGATGCCAATGGGCAGCCGATTGGCTTATCTTTTGAGTTAATTCGTAATTTATTGGGGCCTGCGTTTGCCATTGCGATGTTGGGGGCGATTGAGTCGTTATTGTGTGCGGTGGTGGCTGATGGGATTGCAGGCACTCGGCATAATCCTAATACAGAATTGGTCAGTCAAGGTTTGGGTAACGTGGTCGCCCCCTTTTTCGGGGGAATTCCTGCCACAGCAGCCATTGCCAGAACCGCAGCCAATATTCGTGCGGGAGGACGTTCTCCGATTTCGGCGATTGTGCATTCTTTGGTGATTTTGTTGGCGGTGGTGAGTTTGGCGGAATGGTTTTCTTATGTGCCGATGGCGGCTTTGGCTGCGCTGTTGTTTATCGTGGCGTGGAATATGAGCGAAGCCAAGCATTTTATGCGTTTGGTACGTACTGCGCCCCGCGGAGATGTGGCTGTTTTATTAACCTGTTTTAGTTTAACCGTATTATTTGATATGGTGTTGGCGGTGGGCGCGGGGTTAATTCTGGCTTCGTTGTTATTTATCCGCCGTATGGCTGAATTGACCGGTACGGAATTGCTCAGTACCCATGAACATGAGCATTTGAAAAATCTGCCCGAACAAATCAGTGTGTATGAAATTAATGGCCCTTTGTTTTTCGGTGCGGCCGAGAAAGCCGTTAAAACTTTACATCAGATTGATCCTAATGTAAAAGTGTTAATTATTGATATGACTGATGTGCCAATGATTGATATGACGGGTATTGTCGCATTAGAATCGTTATTAGATAATTTATTCCGCAATCGAATGGGGGTGGTCATTAGCAATTTGCAACCACGCATATTGGAAAAATTAAAACGAGCCGGTATTAGCGAACAACCCGGACGCTTATTGTTCGGTGCCAGTTTGCCAGAAAGTGCGGATAAGGCGAAACTGCTATTGTCCACGTTGTCGTCATAA